The Kitasatospora paranensis genome has a window encoding:
- a CDS encoding TetR/AcrR family transcriptional regulator translates to MDVPDWEPRRVAAVAVALPDGVTPAGTRGRILEAALALYAELGFYGTSIRRIADRVGINSATLYAHYQSKEQVLAELVQVGHRELHDRLAAAVGAVPDADGAAAQLAALVRAHVGVHVDYPLLAVVTNSELHALSPEHAAPALELRAACRRMLLDVLARGVKDGEFAVPDLVLAATAIGAMGMHVAQWFGPDQPYGGEQIAETYACLALRIAGAAAR, encoded by the coding sequence ATGGACGTCCCCGACTGGGAGCCGCGCCGGGTCGCGGCCGTGGCAGTCGCACTGCCGGACGGCGTGACTCCCGCCGGCACCCGTGGCAGGATCCTCGAAGCCGCCTTGGCGCTCTATGCCGAACTCGGTTTCTACGGGACTTCGATCCGCCGCATCGCGGACCGGGTCGGGATCAATTCCGCCACGCTCTACGCGCACTACCAGTCCAAGGAGCAGGTGCTGGCGGAACTCGTCCAGGTCGGCCACCGCGAGCTGCACGACCGGCTCGCCGCCGCGGTCGGGGCGGTGCCGGACGCCGACGGTGCGGCCGCACAACTGGCCGCGCTGGTCCGCGCCCACGTCGGGGTCCACGTCGACTACCCGCTGCTGGCCGTCGTCACCAACAGCGAACTGCACGCCCTCTCGCCCGAACACGCCGCGCCCGCGCTCGAACTCCGGGCGGCCTGCCGCCGGATGCTCCTCGACGTCCTCGCCCGCGGCGTCAAGGACGGCGAGTTCGCCGTTCCCGATCTCGTGCTCGCCGCCACCGCCATCGGCGCGATGGGCATGCACGTCGCCCAGTGGTTCGGTCCCGACCAGCCCTACGGCGGCGAGCAGATCGCCGAGACGTATGCCTGCCTGGCCCTGCGCATCGCCGGCGCCGCCGCGCGGTAG
- a CDS encoding TetR/AcrR family transcriptional regulator — MGESRSAGRPRSADKEAAILRAALELLTSQGFVRMTLDQVAAAAGVSKSTIHLRWKSKGNLVTAALEAVRMAEAPPATGDTRTDLVAVLEDFAATVQRVRGMALIGTCLAEETHTPELIALLRERTVLPRRALLGELLERARDRGEIRTDADLEEAVSALLGPFYADYMAGRGGRPAWAEGAVDLVLAGLRPPAAG; from the coding sequence ATGGGCGAGAGCAGGAGCGCAGGGCGGCCGCGGTCGGCGGACAAGGAGGCCGCGATCCTGCGGGCGGCACTGGAGCTGCTGACGTCCCAGGGCTTCGTCCGGATGACGCTGGACCAGGTGGCCGCGGCCGCCGGGGTCAGCAAGTCCACCATCCATCTCCGGTGGAAGAGCAAGGGGAACCTGGTCACGGCGGCCTTGGAGGCCGTCCGTATGGCGGAGGCCCCGCCGGCCACAGGGGACACCCGGACGGACCTGGTGGCCGTCCTGGAGGACTTCGCGGCGACGGTGCAGCGGGTCCGGGGCATGGCGCTGATCGGGACGTGCCTCGCCGAGGAGACCCACACGCCGGAACTCATCGCCCTGCTGCGCGAACGGACGGTCCTCCCCCGCCGTGCCCTGCTGGGTGAACTGCTGGAACGGGCCCGCGACCGCGGCGAGATCCGCACCGACGCCGACCTGGAGGAGGCGGTCTCGGCTCTCCTCGGACCCTTCTACGCCGACTACATGGCCGGTCGCGGGGGTCGGCCGGCGTGGGCCGAAGGCGCGGTGGACCTCGTCCTGGCGGGCCTCCGGCCCCCAGCGGCCGGCTGA
- a CDS encoding universal stress protein has product MAASLPAERRIVVGVDGSASSVCALRWAAGQAAATGAVVEAVICWGFPWVHGLTPASVDRELGSVARQMLADAVADAAGGRCHQVIRQIVESGDPSEILPRRARGADLLVVGNRGRSGVAATLLGSVSRHCTEHAPCTVVVVRAPTA; this is encoded by the coding sequence ATGGCCGCGTCACTTCCTGCCGAGCGGCGGATCGTGGTCGGCGTCGACGGGTCCGCCTCGTCCGTGTGCGCGCTCCGCTGGGCCGCCGGCCAGGCTGCCGCGACCGGTGCCGTCGTCGAGGCCGTGATCTGCTGGGGCTTCCCGTGGGTGCATGGGCTGACGCCTGCGTCCGTGGACCGGGAACTCGGTTCAGTGGCCCGGCAGATGCTCGCGGATGCGGTCGCCGACGCTGCCGGGGGCAGGTGTCACCAGGTGATCCGTCAGATCGTCGAGTCGGGCGACCCCTCGGAGATCCTGCCGCGGCGGGCCCGCGGGGCGGACCTGCTGGTCGTCGGCAACCGCGGCCGCAGTGGCGTCGCCGCGACCCTGCTCGGTTCCGTGAGCCGGCACTGCACCGAGCACGCACCGTGCACGGTCGTCGTGGTCCGGGCGCCGACGGCGTAG
- a CDS encoding DUF4389 domain-containing protein, which produces MTVTDSSPVRVEAELDTPLSRWLWLVKWILVIPHWIVLAFLWVAFFLLTVVAFFAILFTGRYPRGIFDFNLGVLRWSWRVAFYSYGALGTDRYPPFGFGEHPEYPARLDIAPPGELSRGLVLVKWWLLVLPHYLVVAIFVGSAREGWGGGGLIGLLALFAGVALAATARYPAGIFDLLVGLNRWVLRVAAYAALMTDSYPPFRLDQGGTEPVPVPAGRPDP; this is translated from the coding sequence GTGACCGTCACCGATTCGTCGCCGGTACGGGTGGAGGCCGAACTCGACACCCCGCTCTCCCGCTGGCTCTGGCTGGTGAAGTGGATCCTGGTCATCCCGCACTGGATCGTCCTGGCGTTCCTCTGGGTGGCGTTCTTCCTGCTGACCGTGGTCGCGTTCTTCGCGATCCTTTTCACCGGGCGCTATCCGCGGGGGATCTTCGACTTCAACCTCGGTGTCCTGCGCTGGTCGTGGCGGGTGGCGTTCTACTCGTACGGAGCGCTCGGCACCGACCGGTACCCGCCGTTCGGTTTCGGGGAGCACCCCGAGTACCCGGCCCGGCTGGACATCGCCCCACCGGGCGAACTCTCGCGCGGCCTGGTGCTGGTGAAGTGGTGGCTGCTGGTGCTGCCGCACTACCTGGTGGTGGCGATCTTCGTCGGCAGTGCCCGCGAGGGCTGGGGCGGCGGCGGCCTGATCGGACTGCTCGCGCTGTTCGCCGGTGTCGCCCTCGCCGCCACCGCCCGCTACCCGGCCGGGATCTTCGACCTGCTGGTCGGCCTCAACCGCTGGGTGCTGCGGGTGGCCGCGTACGCGGCGCTGATGACGGACTCCTACCCGCCGTTCCGGCTGGACCAGGGCGGAACCGAGCCGGTGCCCGTCCCGGCCGGACGGCCGGATCCGTGA
- a CDS encoding carboxylesterase/lipase family protein, producing the protein MQSLVTTRNGALRGAVTEGGILAFKGIPYAAPPFGPHRFRPPRPVEPWHGVRDALSYGPTAPKAPYAAPFDRLIPEVDIPGEDCLNLNVWTPDPGGSLPVMVWLHGGAFANGSGSVPGYDGTRFARDGVVCVTVNYRLGADGFLHLGDGAAANRGLLDQIAALAWVQENIGSFGGDASNVTVFGESAGAMSIGTLLAVPGAAGLFRRAILQSGAAHHTLGPASARLIGGRLADLLGVEPSHRAVAAVPLDVLAAAQQRLRAEISADPAPERWGEAALNLMPFEPVVDVLPAPPLERIAAGAGGDVDLLIGTNSDEFRLFLVPTGVAGSVTEAALRGAAARYGLDSDADLAVYRAQRPDATPGELLAEIATDWFYRIPAVRLAEARAACSGSTHLYEFGWQPPTFEGRLGACHAAELPFVFDNLDDPAFAGLIGAEPPQGLADTMHAAWIAFATSGSPGWPGYETRRRTTMRFDAVSEVLVDPRSDQRALWDGRR; encoded by the coding sequence ATGCAGTCGCTCGTCACCACGCGGAACGGCGCCCTGCGGGGTGCCGTCACGGAAGGCGGGATCCTCGCCTTCAAGGGCATCCCCTACGCGGCGCCGCCCTTCGGTCCGCACCGGTTCCGGCCGCCCCGCCCGGTCGAGCCGTGGCACGGGGTCCGCGACGCCCTGTCCTACGGCCCGACCGCACCCAAGGCCCCGTACGCCGCACCCTTCGACCGGCTGATCCCCGAGGTGGACATCCCCGGTGAGGACTGCCTCAATCTGAACGTCTGGACCCCCGACCCGGGCGGCTCGCTGCCGGTGATGGTCTGGCTCCACGGCGGGGCATTCGCCAACGGGTCCGGCTCGGTGCCCGGATACGACGGCACGCGCTTCGCCCGTGACGGCGTTGTCTGTGTGACCGTCAACTACCGTCTGGGCGCCGACGGTTTCCTCCATCTCGGCGACGGTGCCGCCGCCAACCGGGGCCTGCTGGACCAGATCGCCGCCCTCGCCTGGGTGCAGGAGAACATCGGCTCCTTCGGCGGCGACGCGTCCAACGTCACCGTCTTCGGCGAGTCCGCCGGTGCCATGAGCATCGGCACCCTCCTGGCCGTGCCGGGCGCCGCGGGGCTCTTCCGCCGCGCCATCCTGCAGAGCGGCGCCGCCCACCACACCCTCGGCCCGGCGAGTGCCCGGCTGATCGGCGGCCGTCTCGCCGACCTGCTCGGCGTCGAGCCGAGCCATCGGGCCGTCGCCGCCGTCCCGCTCGACGTGCTCGCCGCGGCCCAGCAGCGGCTGCGCGCCGAGATCTCCGCGGATCCCGCCCCGGAGCGGTGGGGCGAGGCCGCCCTCAACCTCATGCCCTTCGAACCCGTCGTCGACGTGCTCCCCGCGCCTCCCCTCGAACGGATCGCGGCGGGTGCGGGAGGAGACGTGGACCTCCTGATCGGCACGAACAGCGACGAGTTCCGGCTCTTCCTCGTGCCGACCGGCGTGGCCGGATCGGTGACCGAGGCCGCCCTGCGCGGCGCCGCCGCGCGCTACGGGCTCGACTCCGACGCCGACCTCGCCGTCTACCGCGCCCAGCGCCCGGATGCGACCCCCGGCGAGCTGCTCGCCGAGATCGCCACCGACTGGTTCTACCGGATTCCCGCCGTCCGGCTCGCCGAGGCCCGCGCGGCCTGCTCCGGCAGCACCCACCTGTACGAGTTCGGCTGGCAGCCACCCACCTTCGAGGGGCGCCTCGGGGCCTGCCATGCCGCCGAACTGCCCTTCGTCTTCGACAATCTGGACGACCCGGCCTTTGCGGGCCTGATCGGTGCCGAACCCCCGCAGGGGCTCGCCGACACCATGCACGCCGCCTGGATCGCGTTCGCCACCTCCGGCTCGCCCGGCTGGCCCGGGTACGAGACCCGGCGGCGCACCACCATGCGCTTCGACGCCGTCTCCGAGGTCCTCGTGGACCCGCGATCCGACCAGCGCGCCCTCTGGGACGGGCGCCGCTGA